One Spirochaeta africana DSM 8902 genomic window carries:
- a CDS encoding glucokinase, with the protein MNAETVIVAGDVGGTNTTIALMAPEGNSFRIVRKQRYSSQQLSGIEEAISDSLEGFRRDHPDLKLTACCFSAAGPVRDNRCKLTNVPWSVDGAVISELFGAPAFVINDFSAVCYGLPLLQLDNPEEVTVLQHPDGSIPEPHGDVMAAAGAGTGLGVGFLIRNGDHVRAFPTEAGHVDLAPVDDTMSDFYRFLRAELNGQRPGAELSISGMGISNLYRFFRSKLDGPVDDQLARIDDAAVTERPPLISRGAADGHPLLQQVMRYFVQMYANFASNAALNYIPSAGLFLAGGIAAKNQQFFLEDDLFMRTFLENYNPNIRTVIERIPVYIIRNYDVSLYGAANAARMLKE; encoded by the coding sequence ATGAACGCAGAAACCGTTATTGTAGCCGGAGATGTCGGCGGAACCAACACAACCATTGCCCTGATGGCTCCGGAGGGCAACTCGTTTCGGATTGTGCGCAAGCAGCGCTACTCCTCCCAGCAGCTTTCGGGTATCGAAGAGGCCATCAGCGATTCGCTCGAAGGCTTTCGGCGCGATCATCCCGACCTCAAGCTGACCGCCTGCTGTTTCAGTGCCGCTGGTCCGGTACGCGACAACCGCTGCAAACTGACCAATGTGCCCTGGTCGGTCGACGGCGCGGTGATCAGCGAACTGTTCGGCGCACCGGCCTTTGTCATCAATGATTTCTCGGCGGTATGTTACGGACTGCCGCTGCTGCAGCTCGACAATCCGGAAGAGGTTACTGTTCTGCAGCACCCCGACGGCAGCATACCGGAGCCTCATGGCGATGTCATGGCGGCAGCGGGAGCCGGCACTGGTCTGGGCGTCGGTTTTCTGATCCGGAACGGCGATCATGTACGGGCCTTCCCTACCGAGGCTGGGCATGTCGATCTGGCACCGGTCGACGACACCATGAGTGATTTTTACCGGTTCTTGCGTGCTGAACTGAATGGACAGCGCCCCGGTGCGGAGCTGTCGATCTCCGGAATGGGGATATCCAACCTGTATCGCTTCTTTCGGTCAAAACTGGACGGACCGGTCGATGATCAGCTTGCCAGGATAGACGACGCTGCGGTTACCGAGCGCCCGCCACTGATCAGCCGCGGCGCAGCAGACGGCCACCCGCTTCTCCAGCAGGTTATGCGCTACTTCGTTCAGATGTACGCCAATTTTGCCTCTAACGCTGCGCTAAACTACATTCCCTCGGCCGGTCTGTTCCTGGCTGGCGGAATCGCCGCCAAGAACCAGCAGTTTTTCCTCGAGGACGATCTGTTTATGCGTACATTCCTCGAGAACTATAACCCGAATATCCGCACGGTAATCGAGCGGATACCGGTATATATCATTCGTAACTACGATGTCTCCCTGTACGGTGCGGCCAACGCCGCCCGCATGCTAAAGGAGTAA
- a CDS encoding exopolyphosphatase, translated as MEQNAMKYRLVTRSDFDGLVCGMLLKELELIDDITFVHPKDMQDGLIAIDGHDITTNLPYVDGVHLAFDHHYSETIRVGRKDNHIIDPDAKSAARVVYNYYGGAERFPNIAPDMLEAVDKSDAAEFTLDEVLNPSNWEMLNFIMDARTGLGRFRTFRISNYQLMMELIDFCRNHTIDEILEIPDVKERVELYLSHKERFHAQLKDNSRMHGRVLVVDLRGEDTIFAGNRFVKYALFPESGVSIQVMWGFKKQNTVFTVGKSIFNDYCSINIGELMLSYNGGGHANAGTCQVENERGDQVLQELITAIQQHCEG; from the coding sequence ATGGAACAGAATGCCATGAAGTATCGGCTGGTAACACGCAGTGACTTTGACGGTCTGGTCTGCGGAATGCTGCTGAAAGAGCTTGAACTCATCGACGATATCACGTTTGTACATCCGAAAGACATGCAGGATGGATTGATCGCTATCGACGGGCATGATATAACCACCAACCTGCCGTACGTTGACGGGGTTCATCTGGCGTTCGATCATCACTACAGTGAAACTATTCGTGTCGGACGCAAGGACAATCACATAATCGATCCGGATGCCAAATCTGCCGCCCGTGTGGTGTATAACTACTATGGGGGCGCCGAACGGTTCCCCAATATCGCCCCGGACATGCTCGAGGCCGTTGACAAGAGTGACGCCGCCGAGTTCACCCTCGACGAGGTGCTGAATCCTTCCAACTGGGAGATGCTCAATTTTATCATGGATGCTCGTACCGGGCTGGGCAGATTTCGCACCTTCCGGATCAGCAACTATCAGCTTATGATGGAGCTGATCGACTTTTGTCGGAATCACACTATCGACGAAATTCTCGAGATCCCGGATGTCAAGGAACGGGTCGAGTTGTATCTCTCTCACAAGGAACGGTTTCATGCGCAGCTCAAGGACAACAGTCGCATGCATGGCAGGGTACTGGTAGTCGATCTGCGCGGAGAGGACACCATCTTCGCGGGTAACCGGTTTGTCAAATACGCCCTGTTCCCGGAATCCGGGGTTTCTATCCAGGTGATGTGGGGGTTTAAAAAACAGAATACCGTCTTTACAGTCGGGAAATCCATCTTCAACGATTATTGTTCTATCAATATCGGTGAGTTGATGCTTTCGTACAACGGCGGCGGCCATGCCAATGCCGGTACCTGTCAGGTAGAGAACGAACGTGGTGACCAGGTCCTGCAGGAGCTGATCACCGCAATACAACAGCATTGCGAGGGATAA
- a CDS encoding SufE family protein: MNNRKDVNQVQQFFAEVEEELVSLQSIDSFEMLREIIGYSKHLPEFPQDLMTEENRVHGCQSTVFISAQPEGEHVSFLAFSDAQVLRGYLGILLQGLNGLPAREFLQHAKGIVEGFAKRTNIAASVTPTRANAFGNIFELMEKQVRELA; this comes from the coding sequence ATGAACAACAGGAAGGATGTGAACCAGGTGCAGCAGTTCTTTGCCGAGGTCGAGGAAGAGCTGGTAAGCTTGCAGAGCATAGATTCATTCGAGATGCTGCGGGAGATCATCGGATACAGCAAGCATCTGCCGGAGTTCCCCCAGGATCTGATGACAGAGGAGAATCGCGTGCATGGCTGCCAGTCGACGGTATTTATTTCCGCGCAGCCAGAAGGAGAGCATGTCAGCTTTCTGGCTTTTTCTGATGCTCAGGTTCTGCGCGGCTATCTCGGTATTTTGCTGCAGGGACTGAACGGTCTACCGGCGAGGGAGTTTCTCCAGCATGCCAAGGGTATTGTTGAGGGATTTGCCAAACGTACGAACATTGCTGCCAGTGTCACTCCCACCAGGGCAAATGCATTCGGCAATATTTTCGAGCTTATGGAAAAACAGGTGCGCGAGCTCGCGTAA
- a CDS encoding S49 family peptidase, which produces MKKSITNSLLLLAAFSVMAAFPATAQEYLFPQVADPEAIFGPAMNPAALGFSPGVTLGLQTDVPAGQEIRYNPLLVSRDWRASLQLGSSGFAYSSRDQQEFFTFGSGFEVLPGFGLGISSHLPAGDWRSGEFRAGLLWRPASAASVGLVYRADAGDTWQLHPGIALRPIAMLAPEHGHRLTLTADASYDTDGAAGEYAGLQGLGARVELLPGLQVYGNYELDGNWNVGLETAVGYGRGGLRFAYREGAELQTVTSRFAVESAPHAPVPSVPQSRIIEYQGLQLIGETTGLQRFGQFSFSDGRMPIIEFIEEIERLGQDPAVAGILFTNPVFDADLSHALEIAAALQRFRETGRTVVFSFEQINSVSYMIAAAGGDEIYLRPAGSIMVRGFGASQLFFGDLLDRFGIQAVGFETHPAKSANHQITESGLTDESRENLEFFLGDAFTSYLEIIAQGRGERLAADPADLWDQAPFLVASAAAEAGLIDGILYHDQVIDLLDERYPDNSRESVDRTRYRDPAWRTPRRSRVAVLYAVGPILPGEGMQGITIGSDTLARQIRDARRDDSVEAILLRVNSGGGSALASDIIAREVYLTTRGDNPKPLVVSMGGVAASGGYYISAYADHIFAYPLTLTGSIGVTGASLHFESLLEEWDIGVDGVAVSGSSFFADPWRALDEQDAEKLQDFSQAIYRQFLDVVAEGRGMELEDVDAAAQGRVWTGAQALQLGLVDEIGGFLDALDKVVQLAGITGPVELFTPAGGGLLQLQGPAAEVARAVQPESRLPELEELIDEMRLLQQLSAEGGLYLMPYSLRY; this is translated from the coding sequence ATGAAAAAATCGATCACAAACTCTCTGCTGCTGCTGGCAGCTTTCAGCGTTATGGCGGCGTTTCCTGCGACGGCTCAGGAGTATCTGTTTCCCCAGGTTGCCGATCCCGAGGCGATTTTTGGCCCCGCCATGAACCCGGCAGCCCTGGGCTTTTCTCCAGGGGTTACCCTGGGACTGCAAACCGATGTGCCAGCCGGACAGGAGATCCGTTACAACCCGCTGCTGGTTTCGCGTGACTGGCGTGCTTCCCTCCAGCTGGGAAGCAGCGGCTTCGCCTATTCATCACGTGATCAACAGGAATTTTTTACCTTTGGCAGCGGTTTTGAAGTCCTGCCCGGGTTTGGCCTCGGGATCTCCAGTCATCTCCCTGCCGGAGACTGGCGCAGCGGGGAGTTCCGTGCCGGACTGCTGTGGCGGCCCGCATCAGCTGCATCGGTCGGGCTGGTGTATCGCGCCGATGCAGGCGACACATGGCAGCTGCATCCCGGGATCGCACTGCGCCCGATTGCGATGCTTGCGCCGGAACACGGACACCGCCTGACCCTGACCGCCGATGCCTCGTACGATACCGATGGAGCCGCCGGCGAGTATGCCGGACTGCAAGGGCTCGGTGCGCGGGTGGAGCTGCTGCCGGGACTGCAGGTGTACGGGAACTACGAACTCGACGGCAACTGGAATGTAGGACTGGAGACTGCTGTCGGATACGGCCGGGGCGGTCTCCGCTTTGCCTATCGCGAGGGCGCCGAGCTGCAGACTGTTACCAGCCGTTTCGCCGTGGAGTCTGCTCCACATGCGCCGGTGCCGTCTGTTCCGCAAAGCCGGATTATCGAGTATCAGGGACTGCAGCTTATCGGGGAAACAACCGGACTGCAACGGTTCGGTCAGTTCAGTTTCAGTGACGGCCGGATGCCGATCATTGAGTTTATCGAGGAGATCGAGCGACTGGGGCAGGACCCGGCGGTTGCCGGCATTCTTTTTACCAATCCGGTGTTCGATGCCGATCTGTCCCACGCCCTGGAGATAGCGGCTGCGCTGCAGCGTTTCCGAGAGACCGGACGAACGGTGGTGTTCTCTTTTGAACAGATCAACAGTGTAAGCTACATGATTGCGGCAGCCGGCGGGGATGAAATCTACCTGCGCCCTGCCGGAAGCATTATGGTGCGGGGCTTCGGGGCATCACAGCTGTTCTTTGGCGATTTGCTGGACCGATTCGGCATTCAGGCGGTGGGCTTTGAGACCCACCCGGCGAAATCTGCCAATCACCAAATCACAGAATCAGGTCTGACCGATGAATCACGGGAAAACCTCGAGTTCTTTCTCGGGGATGCATTTACCAGCTATCTGGAAATAATTGCCCAGGGACGCGGCGAACGACTGGCCGCTGATCCGGCTGATCTGTGGGATCAGGCCCCGTTCCTGGTTGCCTCGGCTGCAGCCGAGGCAGGTTTGATCGACGGTATCCTGTACCATGACCAGGTGATTGATCTGCTGGACGAACGCTATCCTGACAACTCGCGCGAGTCGGTTGACCGGACCCGCTATCGTGATCCTGCCTGGCGGACTCCACGTCGATCCCGGGTGGCGGTTCTCTATGCAGTGGGGCCAATCCTTCCGGGTGAGGGGATGCAGGGGATCACCATTGGCAGCGATACCCTGGCTCGACAGATACGGGATGCACGCCGGGACGATAGCGTAGAGGCCATCCTGCTGCGGGTCAACAGTGGCGGCGGGTCTGCGCTGGCCTCTGACATTATCGCCCGGGAGGTATATCTTACCACCCGTGGTGACAACCCGAAGCCGCTGGTGGTATCCATGGGAGGGGTTGCAGCCAGTGGCGGCTACTATATCTCGGCCTATGCGGACCATATCTTTGCCTATCCGCTCACCCTGACCGGATCCATCGGGGTTACCGGCGCCAGTCTGCACTTTGAAAGCCTGCTGGAAGAATGGGACATCGGTGTCGATGGGGTAGCCGTAAGCGGCTCAAGCTTTTTTGCCGATCCCTGGCGTGCCCTTGATGAACAGGATGCTGAAAAACTGCAGGATTTTTCTCAGGCTATCTACCGGCAGTTTCTTGATGTAGTTGCAGAAGGCCGCGGCATGGAGCTGGAGGATGTCGATGCTGCCGCCCAGGGTCGTGTCTGGACCGGAGCGCAGGCTCTGCAGCTGGGGCTTGTTGACGAGATTGGCGGATTCCTGGATGCACTGGACAAGGTCGTGCAACTGGCCGGAATTACCGGGCCAGTCGAGCTGTTTACCCCGGCCGGGGGCGGACTGCTGCAGCTGCAGGGACCGGCGGCCGAAGTCGCACGGGCAGTTCAACCGGAGTCACGGCTGCCGGAGCTGGAAGAACTGATCGACGAGATGCGCCTGCTGCAGCAGCTTTCTGCAGAGGGTGGGCTGTATCTTATGCCTTACTCACTGCGATACTGA
- the sbcB gene encoding exodeoxyribonuclease I, which produces MPNTMLWYDLETFGRNPKYDRIAQFAALRTDYNLNPVEDPLVLYCRLTPDYLPDPQACIITGITPETVQRSGLRERDFANRVHQELSRPGTCIVGYNNIKFDDEFIRNLFYRNFIDPYAWHYANGNSRWDLINVVRLAHDLRPDGITWPTAEDGRPLFKLDHLTAANGIEHRGAHDALADVYATIAMAQLVRSTNPRLYQFAWDHRSRDKVRSLLDIGVRRPVLHTDGIHTRQAGCTTAVAPVGVNPENPKAVIAADLRYDPTPIIELPTEEVRRRIFTSSEILAPEQRIHVTEIHENRSPVLTPVAALDPESSRRLDIDIELCTERARMLYRNTLLIQKFQKVYGERPARETPEDPELMIYGGGPFGGFFADEDKKLFEAIRHAEPGQLLSIEPKSHDQRIPVLFRRYVWRNAWEALDQAERDRYRAFCAKRLLQPPVTSGLTRETYEKRIKQLWESPGLDARGTVVLKSLRDYGALLDRSVFQYRSE; this is translated from the coding sequence ATGCCAAACACTATGCTCTGGTACGACCTGGAAACCTTTGGACGCAACCCGAAATATGACCGTATTGCGCAATTCGCCGCGCTGCGAACCGACTATAATCTGAACCCGGTCGAGGATCCGCTGGTGCTGTACTGTCGCCTGACTCCCGATTATCTCCCGGATCCACAGGCCTGCATCATAACCGGTATCACACCGGAAACCGTGCAACGCAGCGGGCTGCGGGAACGCGACTTTGCCAATCGGGTACATCAGGAGCTGTCCAGACCCGGCACCTGCATAGTGGGTTACAACAACATTAAATTCGATGATGAGTTCATCCGGAACCTGTTCTATCGCAACTTTATCGACCCGTATGCCTGGCATTATGCCAACGGCAACTCCCGCTGGGACCTGATAAATGTAGTCCGCCTTGCCCATGACCTGCGGCCGGACGGGATAACCTGGCCAACCGCCGAGGACGGCAGACCGTTATTCAAGCTGGATCACCTGACGGCAGCCAACGGCATCGAGCATCGCGGTGCCCATGATGCCCTGGCAGATGTGTATGCAACCATCGCGATGGCCCAGCTGGTACGATCAACCAACCCGAGACTGTACCAGTTTGCCTGGGATCATCGCAGCCGCGACAAGGTGCGTTCACTGCTGGACATCGGGGTGCGTCGGCCAGTACTGCACACCGACGGCATCCATACCCGGCAGGCTGGCTGCACCACCGCGGTTGCCCCGGTCGGGGTAAACCCGGAGAATCCTAAAGCTGTTATTGCCGCTGATCTTCGCTATGACCCCACCCCGATCATCGAACTCCCGACAGAGGAGGTTCGCCGTCGCATATTCACTAGCAGCGAGATTCTCGCTCCCGAGCAGCGAATTCATGTTACCGAGATCCATGAAAACCGCAGCCCGGTGCTTACCCCGGTCGCGGCGCTGGATCCGGAAAGCTCCCGCCGACTGGATATCGACATCGAACTCTGCACCGAAAGAGCCCGCATGCTGTATCGCAACACCCTGCTGATCCAGAAATTCCAGAAGGTATATGGTGAGCGGCCTGCCCGGGAAACACCCGAGGATCCCGAGTTGATGATTTACGGCGGCGGGCCGTTTGGCGGTTTTTTTGCCGATGAGGATAAAAAGCTCTTCGAAGCCATTCGCCATGCAGAACCCGGCCAGCTGCTGTCCATTGAACCCAAAAGCCATGACCAGCGGATACCGGTGCTGTTTCGCCGGTATGTCTGGCGCAACGCCTGGGAGGCACTTGATCAGGCCGAACGGGATCGCTACCGGGCTTTTTGTGCCAAGCGACTGCTGCAGCCGCCGGTCACCAGTGGACTGACCCGGGAAACCTATGAAAAGCGTATCAAGCAGCTGTGGGAAAGCCCCGGGCTGGACGCCCGGGGCACGGTAGTACTGAAGTCATTGCGTGACTACGGTGCACTGCTGGATCGCAGTGTATTTCAGTATCGCAGTGAGTAA
- a CDS encoding glycoside hydrolase family 32 protein, protein MENRKPVSLPPPHIARSLLTLRADRDTMRPRYHFTPPGGWMNDPNAPLWHQGQYHLFYQHNPYNDTHGTMYWGHCRSSDLLSFEDLSIALEPKPELDESGCWSGSGMLSLSDCPVLLYTGAAGSPERHNAQNAAIGDQQLRRFPVRVQNILPLPPFPIRQDWRDPFMFRYEQRVLVVIAAVEDQQGVLLLYEATDRRLQHYRFLSRLFRFPPGSMQFPECPNFIQVGSKWVLLISPYRSVEYWIGEFDADAGRFLPEQHGILDHDNGQENGLYATNVFCCPENQHQPILVGWLRGYPEGQGWSGALALPRVLELGTEQRLLQRPWPLVEKLRRDEFRLKIDHKTRRLYAGLNFEMQLDLRCDPPDTQEGGTLHLCRLDLGCPPHPCYLIALNPDGIRLGREDTIPYQLSGPLKSARVFRDGMTLEIFLNNGQQVVSRSLHPMFSCGILRLYSDTCLDAVLWHLKL, encoded by the coding sequence ATGGAGAACAGAAAACCCGTCTCACTGCCGCCGCCCCACATCGCCCGTTCACTGCTTACACTACGGGCGGACCGGGACACCATGCGTCCCCGCTATCACTTTACACCCCCGGGCGGCTGGATGAATGACCCGAATGCACCATTGTGGCATCAGGGACAATATCACCTATTCTACCAGCATAACCCGTACAACGATACCCACGGCACCATGTACTGGGGCCACTGTCGATCCAGCGATCTGCTGAGCTTTGAGGACCTGTCGATTGCGCTCGAGCCGAAACCCGAGCTTGATGAGTCAGGCTGCTGGTCCGGCAGCGGAATGCTGTCGCTCAGCGACTGTCCGGTACTGCTGTACACCGGAGCAGCAGGTTCTCCTGAACGACACAACGCCCAGAATGCAGCGATCGGTGATCAGCAGCTGCGTCGCTTTCCGGTGCGTGTTCAGAACATTCTGCCACTCCCGCCATTCCCCATTCGCCAGGACTGGCGAGATCCGTTTATGTTCCGGTACGAGCAGCGTGTGTTGGTGGTTATTGCAGCAGTCGAGGATCAGCAGGGGGTGTTGCTGCTGTACGAGGCCACCGACCGCCGACTGCAGCACTATCGCTTCCTGAGCCGACTGTTCCGCTTTCCGCCCGGCAGCATGCAGTTCCCCGAGTGCCCTAACTTTATCCAGGTTGGCAGCAAATGGGTGCTGTTGATCTCTCCATATCGATCAGTCGAGTACTGGATCGGTGAGTTCGATGCTGATGCCGGCAGATTCCTGCCGGAGCAACATGGTATCCTGGATCACGACAATGGACAGGAAAACGGATTATACGCAACCAATGTGTTCTGCTGCCCGGAAAACCAGCACCAGCCGATTCTGGTCGGCTGGCTTCGCGGCTATCCAGAAGGTCAGGGCTGGTCTGGCGCCCTGGCACTGCCGCGGGTACTTGAACTGGGGACGGAACAGCGGCTGTTGCAGCGTCCATGGCCGCTGGTAGAAAAGCTGCGCCGTGATGAGTTCAGACTCAAAATCGACCACAAAACCCGACGTTTATACGCCGGTCTGAATTTCGAGATGCAGCTCGACCTGCGGTGCGATCCTCCTGATACTCAGGAAGGGGGGACCCTCCATCTGTGCCGCCTGGATCTGGGCTGCCCGCCACACCCATGTTACCTGATTGCACTCAACCCTGACGGTATCCGTCTGGGTCGGGAGGATACCATCCCCTATCAGCTATCCGGGCCGTTAAAGTCAGCTCGCGTCTTCAGGGACGGGATGACCCTTGAGATCTTCCTGAACAACGGACAACAGGTTGTATCCAGATCCCTGCACCCGATGTTCTCGTGCGGTATTCTGCGGCTCTACTCCGACACCTGCCTGGATGCAGTGCTGTGGCATCTCAAGCTCTGA
- a CDS encoding tRNA-queuosine alpha-mannosyltransferase domain-containing protein has product MKEKLHPSLSVLYLESFYGGSHRDFADGVCTHSRHSIDLRTLPAEMWKRRIRHAALQLVGNDVDPQNYDAVLSGGMMNLADLRALWGADCPRLLMYAHETQFSYPVPEKAGSHDEFLQTDIRNLLIADAIAFNSETHRTTCLTHIREYCARVGIAAAVADVIGNKSCVIYPGCWFEPDNSYDDLNQQKTGSLRIVWNHRWEYDKAPDVFLETLRLLASAGSEFQLLLLGDHTSTAYPIPHDLQKRILHAGYVGSRAAYYRMLSRGDVVVSTALQENFGIAVVEAMYHGCLPLLPARLSYPELLPAGLQEHGLYESPEQLQTRLAEMCTQIQEHGRRQEWRDTQAELQNHMARYAWQRRIADMDSFIAGRVDSSW; this is encoded by the coding sequence ATGAAAGAAAAACTCCACCCGTCACTCTCGGTTCTGTATCTGGAGTCATTTTATGGTGGTTCGCACCGTGATTTCGCCGATGGCGTGTGCACTCACAGCCGGCATTCGATTGACCTGAGAACGCTGCCCGCCGAGATGTGGAAGCGCCGCATCCGTCATGCTGCATTGCAGCTGGTCGGCAATGATGTGGATCCGCAGAACTATGATGCAGTTCTGAGCGGCGGGATGATGAACCTGGCAGACCTGCGTGCCCTGTGGGGGGCTGACTGTCCGCGGCTGCTGATGTATGCCCATGAAACCCAGTTCAGCTACCCCGTGCCGGAAAAGGCCGGATCCCACGATGAGTTTTTGCAGACCGATATCCGCAACCTGCTGATCGCTGATGCGATTGCCTTTAATTCTGAAACCCACCGGACAACCTGTCTGACACATATCCGTGAGTACTGTGCCCGGGTCGGGATTGCTGCTGCCGTTGCCGATGTCATCGGGAATAAATCCTGTGTGATTTACCCTGGCTGCTGGTTCGAACCGGACAACAGCTATGATGATCTCAACCAGCAAAAAACCGGTTCGCTGCGGATAGTATGGAATCATCGCTGGGAGTATGACAAGGCGCCGGATGTATTCCTGGAGACCCTGCGGCTGCTGGCATCAGCCGGGAGTGAATTTCAGCTTTTGCTGCTTGGGGACCATACCTCCACCGCCTATCCTATACCGCATGACCTGCAGAAGCGTATCCTGCATGCCGGCTATGTGGGATCACGTGCGGCATATTATCGCATGCTGTCGCGCGGGGACGTGGTGGTGAGTACCGCCCTGCAGGAAAACTTTGGTATTGCCGTGGTCGAGGCGATGTATCACGGCTGCCTGCCGCTGCTGCCGGCTCGGCTGTCCTATCCCGAGCTGCTTCCTGCCGGGCTGCAGGAACATGGATTGTACGAGAGCCCTGAGCAGCTGCAGACACGGCTGGCAGAGATGTGCACACAGATTCAGGAACATGGGCGCCGGCAGGAGTGGCGCGATACCCAGGCTGAGCTGCAAAACCACATGGCCCGATACGCATGGCAGCGGCGCATTGCTGACATGGACAGCTTTATCGCCGGGCGGGTTGACAGTTCCTGGTGA
- a CDS encoding lycopene cyclase family protein, whose product MSLTRYPACSILRGQGGTMRDYDYIIAGGGMAGLSLAYHLALSPLQDSRILILDRERKTTNDRTWCYWTEKPHIFDTIAYRSWEHLWFIGEGYEERIPLAPFRYQMVRGVDYYKAVESTLDRFPNIERHYGEITSLQDTREGGLVVCDGREYLGRYVFDGRLNPREFTVDEQHYHFLKQHFVGWEIETDHDVFDAEAATLFDFRTPQNNEMRFMYILPFSSRRAIVEFTLFSYHLLERSEYEQAIRDYLTNILQIDTWRILDSEDGIIPMTDQPFQRRVGKHILRIGTVGGRVKASTGFAFFRTHQDSAAIISSLVQHQHPFALPDPPARYRLFDSMLLQILYRRGDLAEPVFTRLFARNPIQRLFRFLDERGNVWENLQLMATTRWRWFLSAWWRIVVRRKI is encoded by the coding sequence ATGAGTTTGACCCGCTACCCGGCCTGCAGTATTCTTAGAGGGCAGGGGGGAACCATGCGCGACTACGACTACATCATCGCCGGGGGTGGCATGGCTGGGTTGAGCCTCGCCTATCATCTGGCCCTGAGTCCATTACAGGATTCACGGATTCTTATCCTCGATCGCGAGCGAAAAACAACCAATGACCGGACCTGGTGCTACTGGACCGAGAAACCGCATATTTTCGATACCATTGCCTACCGCAGCTGGGAACATCTGTGGTTTATCGGAGAGGGCTATGAGGAACGTATTCCGTTAGCCCCCTTCCGGTATCAGATGGTACGCGGGGTTGATTACTACAAAGCGGTGGAAAGCACCCTGGACCGGTTTCCGAATATCGAGCGTCATTATGGCGAGATAACCTCGCTTCAGGATACCCGCGAGGGTGGCCTGGTCGTGTGTGACGGCCGGGAATATCTTGGTCGCTATGTGTTCGATGGCCGACTGAACCCCCGTGAGTTCACCGTTGACGAACAGCACTATCATTTCCTGAAGCAGCATTTTGTTGGCTGGGAGATAGAGACCGATCACGATGTATTCGATGCCGAAGCAGCCACCCTGTTCGATTTCCGTACACCACAGAACAACGAGATGCGTTTCATGTACATCCTCCCGTTCTCTTCGCGTCGGGCTATCGTGGAGTTTACCCTGTTCTCGTATCATCTGCTTGAACGAAGCGAGTACGAACAGGCCATCCGTGATTATCTTACCAACATACTGCAAATCGATACCTGGCGTATCCTCGACAGCGAGGATGGCATTATCCCGATGACCGATCAGCCGTTCCAGCGTCGGGTAGGGAAACATATCCTGCGCATCGGCACGGTCGGCGGCCGGGTAAAGGCCAGTACCGGCTTTGCCTTTTTCCGCACCCATCAGGACAGTGCCGCAATAATCTCTTCGCTGGTACAGCATCAGCATCCCTTCGCACTGCCTGATCCCCCGGCACGCTATCGTTTGTTCGACTCGATGCTGCTGCAGATTCTGTATCGTCGCGGGGATCTTGCCGAGCCGGTGTTTACCCGATTGTTTGCCCGCAATCCGATACAGCGTCTGTTTCGCTTTCTGGATGAGCGAGGCAACGTGTGGGAGAATCTGCAGCTTATGGCAACCACCCGGTGGCGCTGGTTCCTGTCCGCCTGGTGGAGGATTGTGGTGCGTCGCAAGATTTAG
- a CDS encoding carotenoid biosynthesis protein, translating to MTHPIAWLMQTFALLSPVGQGILLLWILGMIAVPILKWTLGSGAERIGITIGVLLQIALVLSILLPVWGVGRTLAAWIAVSGLGWLSEVIGSRTGIPYGPYHYTTVLQPQVMRVPVIIPLAWMMMMPPAWAIGHAASAALGVPGSAVFMIILSALAFTAWDLYLDPQMVHWDFWRWERKGLYFGIPLINYLGWFLVAAAITALVGPSAIPAPPLLLVYFLTWILQAIAQLAFWRLVGPGIFGLLGMGVMAVLAWMGIP from the coding sequence ATGACACATCCGATTGCATGGCTCATGCAGACCTTCGCGCTGCTTTCACCTGTCGGGCAGGGTATTTTACTGCTCTGGATACTCGGCATGATAGCTGTGCCGATCCTCAAATGGACGCTGGGTAGCGGGGCAGAGAGGATCGGCATTACGATCGGTGTGTTGCTGCAGATAGCCCTGGTACTGTCGATTCTGCTGCCGGTGTGGGGTGTCGGTCGTACCCTGGCTGCCTGGATCGCGGTTTCCGGTCTGGGCTGGCTGAGCGAGGTTATCGGCAGCAGGACCGGCATTCCCTACGGCCCGTATCACTATACCACGGTGCTGCAGCCGCAGGTCATGCGGGTCCCGGTTATCATTCCGCTTGCCTGGATGATGATGATGCCGCCGGCCTGGGCGATAGGCCATGCCGCATCGGCTGCGCTGGGCGTCCCCGGATCGGCTGTATTCATGATCATACTGTCGGCCCTGGCATTCACCGCCTGGGATCTGTATCTTGACCCGCAGATGGTACACTGGGACTTCTGGCGCTGGGAGCGCAAGGGGCTGTATTTCGGCATCCCTCTGATAAACTATCTGGGGTGGTTCCTGGTGGCCGCCGCCATTACTGCGCTGGTTGGTCCTTCAGCTATCCCGGCACCGCCGCTGCTGCTGGTGTACTTCCTTACCTGGATACTGCAGGCAATAGCCCAACTGGCATTCTGGCGTCTGGTTGGTCCCGGGATCTTCGGATTGCTGGGAATGGGGGTAATGGCGGTATTAGCCTGGATGGGGATTCCATGA